The proteins below are encoded in one region of Planctopirus limnophila DSM 3776:
- a CDS encoding prenyltransferase/squalene oxidase repeat-containing protein: MATTIQNSGAVRTPERTSVTARLEGAQTKGAKWSEIAVTVGVSTFLHAIVLFLCAMIVFDNRQLEEIFTTIASINEVEPEPITETSLIQPEEIIQTNVDPNQSESNALDVADVPVDMPNINDLDPSMVLDSVEADSGLNIKIGDAMAGRSAAAKSQLLKEQGGNDASEAAVLTGLKWLANHQADDGSWNFNHVGTKGCDCSQPGTLKACKTGATAMAMLAYMGGGHTHKKGDYQKEMKGAVDFMIKSQKVTPEGGDFRGIVSSNEGFYTQGLVTIALCEALALTKDERLRTPAFNAVKFIVNAQNPKDGGWRYQPRQAGDTSVVGWQVMALKSAQMSKIKVPPQTFRGAEKFLDACAKNGGSQYTYVPGTGDAKNSMTAAALLCRIYMGWEPNKPALKEGVAHLDKAKPAKGDMYYNYYATQVMHHWGGPEWQRWNAVMRDQLVKTQLKQGHATGSWNVADPHGGSGGRLYMTCLAVMTLEVYYRHLPIYQRENVKVDF, encoded by the coding sequence ATGGCCACAACGATCCAGAATTCTGGTGCAGTTCGGACTCCCGAACGTACTTCCGTAACGGCTCGCCTCGAGGGTGCACAGACCAAGGGTGCCAAATGGTCTGAAATCGCCGTGACAGTCGGTGTGAGTACCTTTTTGCATGCCATCGTTCTGTTTTTGTGCGCAATGATTGTCTTTGACAATCGTCAACTGGAAGAAATCTTCACCACGATTGCTTCGATCAATGAAGTCGAGCCAGAGCCGATTACCGAAACGTCGCTGATTCAACCCGAAGAAATCATTCAGACGAATGTCGATCCCAATCAGTCGGAATCGAATGCGCTCGATGTAGCGGATGTCCCGGTCGATATGCCGAACATCAACGATCTGGATCCCTCGATGGTACTCGACTCGGTCGAGGCCGATAGTGGCTTGAACATCAAGATTGGCGATGCGATGGCCGGTCGTTCCGCAGCAGCCAAATCTCAACTGCTGAAGGAGCAGGGTGGGAATGATGCCAGTGAGGCCGCCGTTCTGACCGGGCTCAAGTGGCTGGCCAATCATCAGGCCGACGATGGCAGCTGGAACTTCAATCATGTCGGTACGAAGGGATGCGATTGCAGTCAGCCAGGAACCTTAAAAGCCTGTAAAACCGGTGCGACAGCCATGGCCATGCTCGCATACATGGGTGGTGGGCATACCCACAAAAAGGGCGACTACCAGAAGGAGATGAAGGGAGCCGTCGACTTCATGATCAAGAGTCAGAAGGTGACTCCCGAAGGCGGCGATTTCCGAGGGATTGTCTCCAGTAACGAAGGCTTTTATACCCAGGGGCTGGTCACTATCGCCCTTTGCGAAGCTCTGGCTCTCACCAAAGATGAGCGCTTACGGACACCCGCCTTCAATGCTGTCAAATTCATTGTCAACGCTCAGAATCCCAAAGATGGCGGCTGGCGATATCAGCCGCGCCAGGCCGGTGATACATCAGTCGTGGGTTGGCAGGTGATGGCTCTCAAAAGTGCTCAGATGAGCAAGATCAAGGTCCCTCCGCAAACCTTCCGGGGTGCCGAGAAGTTCCTCGATGCCTGTGCGAAGAATGGTGGCTCTCAGTACACCTATGTTCCTGGAACTGGTGATGCCAAAAATTCAATGACGGCCGCTGCACTCCTCTGCCGCATCTATATGGGGTGGGAACCCAATAAGCCCGCACTTAAGGAAGGTGTGGCTCATCTGGATAAAGCCAAACCGGCTAAGGGAGACATGTACTACAACTATTACGCCACACAGGTCATGCACCACTGGGGTGGGCCTGAATGGCAGCGATGGAACGCGGTCATGCGTGACCAGCTTGTCAAAACCCAGTTAAAACAGGGACATGCCACCGGCAGCTGGAACGTCGCTGATCCTCACGGCGGCTCGGGCGGTCGGCTCTACATGACCTGCCTCGCCGTCATGACTCTCGAAGTCTATTACCGCCATTTGCCCATCTATCAGCGGGAAAATGTGAAGGTTGACTTCTGA
- a CDS encoding DUF6793 family protein — protein MPLFEIETSAHIMVAWTESREDAEALTQETFPDEEILRIGRRPRDAWVISKRLLGLTGPASPSEMARDCLAKSHGNKIEAIHLYMVGMGVSEDEAQRAIETNMSLGW, from the coding sequence ATGCCACTGTTTGAAATTGAGACGTCGGCACACATCATGGTCGCCTGGACAGAATCCCGCGAGGATGCCGAGGCATTGACACAAGAGACTTTTCCTGACGAGGAAATTCTCCGTATCGGTCGGCGGCCGCGGGATGCGTGGGTGATTTCCAAAAGACTGCTGGGATTAACTGGCCCTGCCTCACCCAGTGAAATGGCGCGCGATTGCCTCGCCAAATCTCATGGCAACAAAATCGAAGCCATCCACTTGTATATGGTCGGCATGGGAGTTTCGGAAGATGAAGCTCAACGAGCCATCGAGACCAATATGTCACTGGGTTGGTGA
- a CDS encoding methyltransferase, with protein sequence MAVKDALRFPPTDVTPIFDLFRGNFATELLAASVAHLHVFDILNESPLSLDELQRRLVLSERATQVLVTGLCAMQLLTKRLAGEIDLTPLARNHLVTTSPFSVGGYISLAAQSAGTLALVERLKSDRPEGAESEQGAAFIFREGSESAMDREDSARFLTLSLAGRAWNVAPRFADVLPAGQPGKILKDNSGSSGRVLLDVAGGSGIYTMAVLQKYPTWRGIIFDRPEVLKIAAELAEQTGVRDRLELHAGDMWVDPFPPADDILLSNVLHDWDRPQCARLVAKATSGLPEGGRLLIHDVLLNSDLTGPLEIALYSLALFSLTEGRAYSLEEYRGWIAGADLKYVDCIPTSAHGHLILSEKV encoded by the coding sequence ATGGCAGTGAAAGATGCACTACGGTTTCCACCGACAGATGTCACGCCGATTTTTGATCTCTTTCGAGGCAACTTCGCGACAGAACTTCTGGCAGCTTCCGTCGCCCATTTGCATGTGTTTGACATTTTGAACGAGAGTCCTTTGTCGTTGGACGAATTGCAGAGGCGCCTGGTTCTGTCCGAGCGAGCGACACAGGTGCTTGTCACCGGCCTTTGTGCCATGCAACTGCTCACCAAACGTCTGGCTGGCGAGATCGACTTGACACCTCTGGCAAGAAATCATCTGGTCACTACCAGCCCCTTCAGTGTGGGTGGCTACATTTCGCTGGCCGCACAATCAGCTGGCACACTGGCATTGGTGGAAAGATTGAAGTCCGACCGGCCTGAAGGAGCGGAGAGTGAACAGGGGGCCGCTTTTATTTTTCGTGAGGGTTCCGAATCGGCCATGGATCGCGAAGACTCCGCCCGGTTTTTGACGTTGTCTCTGGCCGGCCGGGCGTGGAACGTAGCTCCCCGGTTTGCAGATGTTCTTCCCGCAGGCCAACCTGGAAAAATTCTCAAAGACAATTCTGGCAGTTCTGGTCGAGTTCTGCTGGATGTTGCTGGCGGCAGTGGGATTTACACTATGGCAGTTCTGCAGAAGTACCCCACCTGGAGAGGCATCATTTTTGATCGCCCCGAAGTGCTGAAAATAGCCGCTGAGTTGGCGGAACAAACGGGGGTTCGCGATCGATTGGAATTGCATGCCGGGGATATGTGGGTCGATCCCTTCCCACCGGCTGACGACATATTGCTCTCGAATGTGCTGCACGATTGGGATCGCCCCCAGTGTGCTCGTCTGGTGGCGAAGGCCACTTCCGGATTGCCGGAAGGTGGCCGCCTGCTGATTCATGATGTGCTGTTAAACAGCGATTTGACGGGCCCGCTGGAAATTGCCCTCTATTCGCTGGCGCTTTTTTCGCTGACGGAAGGCCGGGCCTACAGTCTGGAAGAATATCGTGGCTGGATCGCTGGGGCTGATTTAAAATACGTGGATTGCATTCCGACATCAGCACATGGCCACTTGATTCTGTCGGAGAAGGTTTGA